Proteins encoded by one window of uncultured Draconibacterium sp.:
- a CDS encoding family 43 glycosylhydrolase — protein MNIFKKQLVISFLLLSLLACGEEKTKTVKAVDFNMNGIGLEEGVMRRDPSDIIKVGDLYYVWYSKGLISSGYDATVWYATSKDGKNWTEKGEALAKGKPGTWEGESVFTPNILVAEGKYWLFYTGVSRKFKQPYNPDSKIGIAVSDSPDGPWERLATNPALTNSDNPDDFDSHLVDDACLIVKDGKYWFYYKGRQQGKSPAKTKMGVAIAEQPQGPYVKHPENPVIPGNHEVFVWTQGKGVAAMIGTTGPEDITNTIQYAEDGIHFTETHDLVNSPTAAGAYRPEAFTESGKGEIPEWGVKIGRPNRKKGELPFIQGFKLKLSE, from the coding sequence ATGAATATTTTTAAAAAACAACTAGTAATTAGCTTTTTACTGCTATCGCTATTAGCCTGTGGTGAGGAAAAAACAAAAACGGTAAAAGCCGTAGATTTTAATATGAATGGCATTGGTCTGGAGGAAGGAGTCATGCGCAGGGATCCCAGCGATATAATCAAAGTTGGCGACTTGTATTATGTGTGGTATTCCAAAGGATTAATTTCTTCGGGATACGATGCTACCGTTTGGTATGCTACATCGAAAGATGGAAAAAACTGGACAGAAAAAGGAGAGGCCTTGGCCAAAGGAAAACCAGGAACCTGGGAAGGAGAAAGTGTGTTTACACCTAATATTCTGGTTGCCGAAGGAAAATACTGGTTATTTTATACTGGAGTTTCCCGAAAATTTAAACAGCCTTACAACCCTGATTCAAAGATAGGAATTGCCGTATCCGATTCGCCCGATGGACCATGGGAGCGTCTTGCAACAAATCCCGCACTTACCAACAGCGACAATCCGGACGATTTCGATAGCCACCTGGTTGATGATGCCTGTTTGATTGTAAAAGATGGAAAATACTGGTTTTATTACAAAGGGCGTCAGCAGGGAAAAAGTCCGGCAAAAACGAAAATGGGAGTTGCGATTGCCGAGCAGCCTCAAGGACCTTATGTAAAGCACCCTGAAAATCCGGTAATTCCGGGCAATCACGAAGTGTTTGTGTGGACTCAGGGCAAAGGAGTGGCCGCCATGATTGGCACTACCGGACCTGAAGACATTACAAATACCATTCAGTATGCCGAGGATGGTATTCATTTTACCGAAACTCATGATTTGGTGAATAGCCCAACGGCTGCCGGAGCATATCGCCCGGAAGCATTTACCGAAAGTGGTAAAGGCGAAATCCCCGAGTGGGGTGTAAAAATTGGAAGACCCAATAGAAAGAAAGGTGAATTGCCTTTTATACAAGGATTTAAATTGAAATTGTCTGAATAG
- a CDS encoding ferric reductase-like transmembrane domain-containing protein, producing the protein MQNKIKTYNRVAAILIFIGLPVLFWTLGDFPRRSALKETISLLTLISFSLMLLQFYLTRSNRKVLKEHKMSRIVNWHRYIGYFFVTVLLVHPFLIVLPRYYEAGIDPVEAFVQMLTTFDNPGIIIGIVACCLMLILGLTSLFRKVIPLSYNTWRIIHGILSMLFITTSSWHAIKLGRHIDTAMLTFIIVAAGAGILLLLKTYLLPTQKKA; encoded by the coding sequence ATGCAAAACAAGATAAAAACATACAACCGTGTGGCCGCCATACTGATTTTTATTGGTCTGCCAGTTCTTTTTTGGACTTTGGGAGATTTCCCAAGGCGAAGTGCACTAAAAGAAACAATTTCATTGCTTACGCTTATTTCATTTTCGTTAATGCTTTTGCAGTTTTACCTTACGCGAAGCAACCGAAAAGTACTTAAAGAACATAAAATGAGCCGGATAGTAAACTGGCACCGATATATTGGATACTTTTTCGTAACTGTACTTTTGGTTCACCCTTTTCTCATAGTGCTTCCTCGCTACTACGAAGCAGGGATAGATCCAGTGGAAGCGTTTGTGCAAATGCTAACAACTTTCGATAATCCGGGAATTATTATAGGAATTGTAGCCTGCTGTTTAATGTTAATACTTGGCCTGACATCATTATTCCGAAAAGTAATTCCTTTATCGTACAATACCTGGCGGATTATCCACGGTATTCTATCTATGCTTTTTATTACTACTTCCTCCTGGCATGCAATTAAGCTTGGCCGTCATATCGATACTGCTATGCTGACCTTTATAATTGTTGCTGCAGGCGCAGGCATACTGCTACTTTTAAAAACCTATTTATTACCAACACAAAAAAAAGCTTAA
- a CDS encoding FAD-binding protein gives MKTVVKVNNISRRHFIGTAATGAGAALLGAGALSGWADNFTKINSTELSKREYETDVLVIGGGMAGLFAAVKAHNAGANVVLVSKGRLGSSGQTPFAKGIFQYDSKNEKLSIDEFVEQVSASAIGTNNPVYTRQVAEHSMERVNELRDWGFFESPLYNKAFTNPVEKRNIPLIERVTITHLVKENGKIAGAAGFSADEEKVHFFKAQSIILCTGAGGFKPNGFPICDLTHDGTIMAYNIGAKVTGKEWNDGHGGSATNPAACYDGWHGMFDRKCGTTGVGIRHDLGVDMNYQAYMTGGGSVSMGRPGSGNSMIEGGPYRPTLIGSDQEKRKGTPPGEGDRKKPGGPPTEGKKRKGRGPDGEGGGPPGMGGNMVGGSSAGMSIHKSEGLVPVNENCESNIPGLYAAGDALGSYMAGAIYTQIGSSLAGSAVQGAIAGEAAAAYSKEKERPVISEAKQEEIEEKILAPLKRKAGYGPAWVTQTLQGIMIPNFVLYIKKESMLRAALAYVEELRDHHMPMLRAADMHELRLAHETRNMIISAEMKLKTSLMRTESRCSHYRLDYPAIDKENWEAWINIFKGEDGSMQFEKQAFGTWPDGSAINA, from the coding sequence ATGAAAACAGTAGTAAAAGTGAATAATATTTCGCGTCGCCATTTTATTGGAACCGCTGCCACCGGAGCAGGTGCTGCGCTCCTTGGAGCTGGAGCACTTTCGGGGTGGGCTGATAACTTTACAAAAATTAACAGCACAGAATTAAGCAAAAGAGAATACGAAACCGACGTGCTGGTAATTGGCGGAGGCATGGCCGGGCTGTTTGCCGCCGTTAAAGCCCACAATGCGGGAGCAAATGTGGTTCTTGTATCAAAAGGTCGCTTAGGTTCATCGGGGCAAACACCATTTGCAAAAGGGATTTTTCAGTACGATTCAAAAAATGAGAAACTAAGTATCGATGAGTTTGTTGAACAGGTTTCCGCATCAGCAATTGGCACAAATAACCCGGTTTACACCCGTCAGGTGGCCGAACATTCAATGGAACGTGTAAACGAACTCCGCGATTGGGGATTCTTCGAATCACCGTTATACAATAAGGCATTCACAAATCCCGTAGAAAAACGAAATATACCTTTAATCGAAAGAGTAACCATCACCCACCTGGTAAAAGAAAACGGAAAAATTGCCGGAGCCGCGGGCTTTAGTGCAGATGAGGAGAAAGTACACTTTTTTAAAGCCCAGAGCATTATTTTATGTACAGGCGCAGGAGGTTTTAAACCCAATGGATTCCCGATTTGCGACCTTACCCACGACGGAACAATTATGGCATACAACATTGGTGCTAAGGTTACGGGAAAAGAATGGAACGACGGTCATGGAGGCTCAGCTACCAATCCTGCTGCCTGCTACGATGGTTGGCACGGAATGTTCGACCGCAAATGCGGAACCACCGGAGTTGGAATCCGCCACGATTTGGGAGTAGATATGAATTACCAGGCCTATATGACAGGAGGAGGGTCCGTTTCAATGGGGCGCCCGGGAAGTGGCAACAGTATGATTGAGGGTGGCCCATATCGTCCTACACTTATCGGCAGCGATCAAGAAAAACGCAAGGGAACTCCTCCGGGAGAAGGTGATAGGAAAAAACCTGGTGGTCCTCCTACGGAAGGGAAAAAACGTAAAGGCAGAGGCCCTGACGGAGAAGGTGGAGGCCCTCCGGGAATGGGTGGAAATATGGTTGGTGGTTCTTCTGCCGGAATGTCGATTCACAAATCAGAAGGATTGGTACCTGTTAACGAAAACTGCGAATCAAATATTCCCGGTCTTTATGCTGCCGGTGATGCTTTGGGATCGTACATGGCCGGTGCCATTTACACACAAATTGGTTCGTCGCTGGCAGGTTCAGCAGTGCAGGGAGCTATTGCCGGAGAGGCCGCAGCAGCCTATTCTAAAGAAAAAGAAAGACCCGTGATTTCTGAAGCAAAACAAGAGGAAATAGAGGAAAAGATACTTGCTCCCTTAAAACGAAAAGCAGGTTATGGCCCGGCTTGGGTAACACAAACCCTGCAGGGAATAATGATCCCGAACTTTGTGCTCTACATAAAAAAAGAAAGTATGTTGCGCGCAGCTTTGGCTTATGTTGAGGAATTACGCGACCACCACATGCCAATGTTACGCGCAGCCGACATGCACGAATTGCGTTTGGCACATGAAACACGAAATATGATTATTAGTGCAGAGATGAAATTAAAGACATCGCTGATGCGCACCGAAAGCCGTTGCAGCCATTACCGTTTAGACTATCCTGCTATTGATAAGGAAAACTGGGAAGCATGGATCAACATTTTTAAAGGTGAAGACGGAAGCATGCAATTTGAAAAACAGGCTTTTGGCACCTGGCCCGATGGTAGTGCAATAAACGCCTAA
- a CDS encoding sulfatase: protein MKYIQVVTYIFIAGILLSTKACAKQLNASRIKPNIVLIVVDDLGYSDVGYMNQQPEIQTPNIDRLAKNGMVFTDAYAACPVCSPTRASLMTGKYPATVKLTCHIPGMGMEKYLAKLSKGKKLKEAYFRDHLPTEELTIAEVLKEKGYATGYIGKWHLGGEGSIYTKDGIVNAAYHPDNQGFDINIGGCAYGQPQSYFDPYKNGTIEDRLEGEYLTDRLGDEAVKFIEQNKEKPFFLNLATYTVHTPLRAPKKIVDKYNGNTYYAMIEKLDQNVGKVMGKLGELNLLENTVVLFYSDNGGLWGNPPLKGIKGTLNEGGIRVPMIVSFPKKVKSGSQCNTPVTTVDFFPTFLELAGGSAADYPKLEGESLLPVVYGNAAMPNRAIYWHFPHHRKEGLSMGAAIREGDWKLITEFETEQSYLYNLKDDLAEENNLSKEFPEKRDELLIKLEQWQKSVDAEMPEVNEEYN, encoded by the coding sequence ATGAAATACATTCAAGTTGTAACATACATTTTTATTGCAGGCATTTTATTATCAACAAAGGCTTGTGCCAAACAACTTAATGCATCACGTATAAAACCAAATATTGTTCTCATAGTTGTCGACGATTTGGGCTATTCCGATGTAGGCTACATGAACCAGCAACCTGAAATTCAAACGCCAAATATTGATAGGTTGGCCAAGAACGGAATGGTATTTACAGATGCTTATGCGGCTTGCCCGGTTTGTTCGCCAACCCGTGCAAGCCTGATGACCGGTAAGTATCCGGCAACAGTAAAACTGACGTGTCACATACCAGGCATGGGCATGGAAAAGTATTTGGCGAAACTCAGCAAAGGAAAAAAACTGAAAGAGGCTTATTTTCGCGACCATTTACCCACCGAAGAGCTTACCATTGCTGAAGTATTAAAAGAAAAAGGTTATGCAACCGGATATATTGGTAAATGGCATTTGGGTGGTGAAGGTTCTATCTATACAAAAGATGGAATTGTAAATGCTGCCTATCATCCCGATAATCAAGGATTCGATATAAATATTGGAGGTTGTGCTTATGGCCAGCCCCAAAGTTATTTTGATCCATATAAAAATGGTACCATCGAAGACCGCTTAGAAGGGGAGTACCTCACCGACAGACTGGGCGATGAAGCTGTAAAGTTTATCGAGCAAAACAAAGAGAAACCCTTCTTCCTGAACTTGGCAACTTATACTGTTCACACGCCCTTAAGAGCACCTAAAAAGATTGTCGACAAATATAATGGCAATACCTATTATGCCATGATTGAAAAGCTTGACCAAAACGTTGGAAAAGTAATGGGTAAATTGGGCGAACTGAATTTGCTGGAAAATACTGTGGTTCTATTCTATTCTGACAATGGTGGTTTGTGGGGAAATCCACCATTAAAAGGTATAAAAGGTACATTAAACGAAGGTGGTATTCGGGTACCTATGATTGTTAGCTTCCCAAAAAAAGTAAAGTCCGGAAGCCAATGTAATACTCCCGTTACTACTGTCGATTTTTTCCCAACTTTTTTAGAGTTGGCTGGTGGCTCTGCTGCCGATTACCCAAAATTGGAAGGTGAAAGCCTCCTCCCTGTAGTTTACGGAAATGCAGCTATGCCAAATAGAGCGATATACTGGCATTTTCCTCACCACCGTAAAGAAGGACTTTCCATGGGAGCGGCCATCCGGGAAGGCGATTGGAAGTTAATAACAGAATTTGAAACGGAACAAAGTTACCTGTACAATTTGAAGGATGATCTCGCTGAAGAGAACAACCTTAGCAAGGAGTTTCCTGAAAAACGAGATGAGCTTTTGATAAAATTAGAACAGTGGCAGAAATCAGTGGATGCTGAAATGCCGGAAGTAAACGAAGAGTATAATTAA
- a CDS encoding glycoside hydrolase family 97 catalytic domain-containing protein: MYKKLLLFVLLISCLSSCKKPLDNANLTSPNGKLNLQIELTDGKLNYSLSQEEKALLGTSALEIFPNATISILDASESESNTSWKPVWGQFSTIQDNFKELQLTIDVDGVGGKLLARVYDEGVAFRFVLNEGEKPAEAILKCEYTLPEGCNYFTPAGESEPLGPVTYSGLTDYVQGESKRKRRISVPLVVEASNNKYLALLESDLYAAKGISSMQLGLGTTEGAIESVNKVELSDNEWTSPWRVILFGETAGELVVNTVPVNLATPNKLENTDWIKPGKTLWDWRVHGYTAPDGFVYGINTESYKRFVDFADEKKIDYFLIDDAWYKHVTKGHFEMSDELDLQAVIEYAAEKEVELILYYDRKNGEYGDDELFPYYQSLGMKGIKYGFMGSDPEFSREAIQKSAQSRLLIDFHDGPVPFTGMRRTYPNAITREYCHAQQDSRRAFTPESFIKMALINAITGPLDMNNGNFDLTGINAGLREKGPRKTNSYFSTVASEAARTLIIFSGLVCIPDAPEAYAAKADIFEFIQKMPVGKWDESRVLHSKMTEYISTARRQGKEWFIGSVYNQQGGTLDIDLDFLEEGTEYAVTYYEDTEETHCKTNPEAYQVRKGIVKKGDVVKTVIASGGGHCMWIRPVN; encoded by the coding sequence ATGTATAAAAAACTTCTATTATTTGTGCTTTTAATTTCTTGCCTTTCATCGTGCAAGAAACCTTTGGATAACGCCAACCTGACTTCTCCCAACGGAAAGCTTAATCTTCAAATTGAACTCACCGATGGAAAACTGAATTACAGTTTAAGTCAGGAGGAAAAAGCTTTACTTGGAACTTCCGCATTGGAAATATTTCCAAACGCTACCATAAGCATTTTAGATGCATCGGAAAGCGAAAGCAATACTTCCTGGAAGCCGGTTTGGGGGCAGTTTAGTACCATTCAGGATAACTTTAAAGAACTTCAGCTAACAATTGATGTTGACGGAGTTGGAGGAAAATTATTGGCAAGGGTTTATGATGAAGGTGTGGCTTTTCGTTTTGTTTTAAATGAAGGCGAGAAACCTGCAGAAGCCATTTTGAAATGTGAATATACTTTACCTGAAGGGTGCAATTATTTTACGCCGGCAGGCGAAAGTGAACCTCTTGGCCCGGTTACATACAGTGGCTTAACAGATTATGTGCAGGGCGAATCAAAGCGAAAAAGAAGAATTAGTGTTCCCTTGGTGGTTGAAGCTTCTAACAACAAATACTTGGCGCTATTGGAATCTGACCTGTATGCTGCCAAAGGCATTTCATCAATGCAGTTGGGATTAGGCACGACGGAAGGAGCAATTGAATCCGTAAACAAGGTCGAATTAAGCGATAACGAATGGACAAGTCCGTGGCGGGTAATTCTTTTTGGCGAAACCGCCGGCGAACTTGTTGTCAACACGGTTCCTGTTAATTTGGCAACCCCAAATAAACTGGAAAATACAGATTGGATCAAACCCGGAAAAACCTTGTGGGATTGGCGTGTGCATGGTTATACCGCTCCTGATGGATTTGTTTATGGCATTAACACTGAAAGTTATAAGCGTTTTGTAGATTTTGCAGACGAAAAAAAGATTGACTATTTCCTCATTGATGATGCATGGTATAAGCATGTAACCAAAGGACATTTTGAGATGTCGGACGAACTGGACTTGCAGGCTGTAATTGAGTATGCTGCCGAGAAAGAGGTGGAGTTAATTTTGTATTACGACAGGAAAAATGGTGAGTATGGCGACGATGAACTTTTTCCATATTACCAATCTTTAGGAATGAAAGGCATAAAGTACGGCTTTATGGGAAGCGACCCTGAATTCTCGAGAGAAGCCATTCAAAAAAGTGCACAAAGTCGGTTGTTAATTGATTTTCACGATGGCCCTGTTCCGTTTACTGGAATGCGACGTACCTATCCCAATGCCATAACCCGCGAGTATTGCCATGCTCAGCAGGATTCACGTCGTGCTTTTACGCCTGAATCATTTATTAAGATGGCACTGATTAATGCCATTACTGGTCCACTTGATATGAATAACGGGAATTTTGATTTGACAGGTATTAATGCCGGATTGCGAGAAAAAGGCCCGCGAAAAACAAACAGTTATTTTTCAACGGTTGCTTCTGAGGCAGCTCGCACCTTAATTATTTTTAGTGGTTTGGTTTGTATTCCCGATGCTCCGGAAGCTTATGCGGCCAAAGCCGATATATTCGAATTTATTCAAAAAATGCCGGTAGGAAAGTGGGACGAAAGCCGGGTTCTTCATTCTAAAATGACGGAATACATAAGTACTGCCCGGCGACAAGGTAAAGAATGGTTTATCGGTAGTGTATATAATCAGCAAGGCGGAACTCTGGACATTGATCTTGATTTTTTGGAAGAAGGAACAGAATATGCGGTCACTTATTACGAAGATACCGAAGAAACACATTGTAAAACCAATCCTGAAGCCTACCAGGTGCGGAAAGGAATAGTGAAAAAAGGTGATGTAGTTAAGACGGTAATCGCTTCAGGTGGTGGACATTGCATGTGGATTCGACCAGTTAATTAA
- a CDS encoding class II aldolase/adducin family protein, with amino-acid sequence MRKLNTKWMHPRDQIIMIIDKIYKGGLTTTSGGNISIIDDNGDVWVTPSAIDKGTLRASDIICVRKDGSIEGRHKPSSEYPFHIAIYKCRPEIKAVIHAHPPALVSFSIVRQIPDPNVLPQAKNVIGPIGYAPYALPGSNELGDVIADEFEKGVNAVIMENHGTVVGGINLSDAFQRFETMEFCARTLINGNTIGTANYLTDQQIEEFENQIPRLLPEMDETSYPSDERAIREQIQRIVLRACEQGLMISSYGTVSVRWKENDFLITPTNVARWDIQLKDIVQIKDGKREPGKVPSRATWLHQEIYKRFPHVNSIILTQTPYLMAYSVTGEKIDVRTIPESWIFLQDIPNMPFGSHFAGQEAILDILSENTPAVIINNDSVLVTGDNLLGTFDKLEVAEFSAKSLIMGNSLGKLIPINDEQVEDLRKKFLG; translated from the coding sequence ATGAGAAAATTAAACACAAAATGGATGCATCCTCGTGATCAGATAATAATGATCATTGACAAGATTTACAAAGGGGGACTAACTACTACATCAGGTGGTAATATCTCAATTATTGACGATAATGGCGATGTGTGGGTAACTCCCTCAGCTATCGATAAGGGAACTTTACGAGCTTCTGACATTATTTGTGTGCGAAAGGATGGCTCTATTGAAGGGCGGCATAAACCATCCTCAGAATATCCTTTTCATATTGCCATTTATAAGTGCAGACCCGAAATTAAAGCGGTTATACATGCACATCCACCGGCACTGGTTTCATTTAGTATTGTACGTCAAATTCCAGATCCCAATGTGCTGCCACAGGCCAAGAATGTTATCGGTCCTATAGGTTATGCACCTTACGCCCTGCCTGGCAGTAACGAATTGGGAGATGTGATTGCTGATGAATTTGAAAAAGGAGTAAATGCCGTAATTATGGAAAACCACGGTACTGTTGTGGGTGGAATTAATTTGAGCGATGCCTTTCAGCGTTTTGAAACGATGGAGTTTTGTGCACGAACCTTAATTAACGGAAATACAATTGGTACGGCCAATTACCTCACCGATCAGCAAATTGAAGAATTTGAAAACCAGATCCCGCGTTTACTGCCTGAAATGGACGAAACCAGCTATCCATCGGATGAACGGGCTATTCGTGAGCAAATACAACGAATTGTGCTACGTGCCTGCGAACAAGGCTTAATGATAAGTTCTTACGGTACTGTTTCAGTGCGTTGGAAAGAAAATGATTTTCTGATAACGCCTACAAATGTAGCTCGCTGGGATATTCAGCTAAAAGACATTGTTCAGATTAAAGACGGTAAACGGGAGCCTGGAAAAGTTCCAAGCAGAGCAACCTGGTTGCATCAGGAAATTTATAAACGTTTTCCACATGTAAATTCAATTATTCTTACTCAAACTCCATACCTAATGGCTTATAGCGTAACCGGCGAGAAAATTGATGTAAGAACAATACCCGAAAGTTGGATTTTCCTGCAAGATATTCCTAATATGCCTTTCGGATCGCATTTTGCCGGACAAGAGGCGATTTTAGATATACTTTCAGAGAATACTCCTGCGGTGATAATCAATAACGATTCGGTTTTGGTAACCGGCGATAACTTGTTGGGAACCTTTGATAAACTTGAGGTAGCTGAATTTAGTGCTAAGTCTTTAATAATGGGTAATTCTTTGGGAAAACTTATTCCTATTAATGACGAACAGGTGGAGGATTTAAGAAAGAAATTTTTAGGATAG